The following proteins come from a genomic window of Nitrosopumilus sp.:
- the ilvC gene encoding ketol-acid reductoisomerase, which produces MLEKIMAKTWKDNEISLDPIKDQTIAVIGYGIQGDAQANNMKDSGLNVIIGLKEGGNSWKKAEADGHKVMSVAEATKQGDIIHILIPDMIQGQVYKDEIGPNLSEGKALSFSHAAAIYWKWIEAPNNVDLIMVAPKGPGSKVRETYLDNFGTPAIVAVEQDFTGKAWDRTLGIAKAIGSARAGLIKTAFKEEVETDWFGEQADLCGGAASMVTNAFETLVEAGYQPEIAYFEVLHELKLIVDMIQRYGINGMWRRVSETARYGGLTRGPMVMDSANKSNMKKVLTMIQDGTFNNEWISEYQKNGKDAFDKYMKQYDEHQIEKVGKEMRKMMWPDSTE; this is translated from the coding sequence ATTCTTGAAAAAATCATGGCAAAAACATGGAAGGATAACGAAATCAGCCTTGATCCAATAAAAGATCAAACGATTGCTGTGATTGGTTATGGAATCCAAGGTGACGCACAAGCTAACAACATGAAAGACTCTGGTCTGAATGTGATTATTGGTCTTAAGGAAGGTGGTAACAGCTGGAAAAAGGCAGAAGCTGATGGTCATAAAGTAATGTCTGTTGCAGAAGCAACAAAACAAGGTGACATTATTCACATATTGATTCCAGATATGATTCAAGGTCAGGTATACAAGGATGAAATCGGTCCAAATCTTTCTGAAGGAAAAGCATTGTCATTTTCTCATGCAGCTGCAATCTATTGGAAATGGATTGAAGCACCAAATAATGTTGATCTAATTATGGTCGCTCCAAAAGGACCTGGTTCTAAAGTTAGAGAAACCTATCTTGATAATTTTGGAACTCCTGCAATTGTTGCAGTTGAACAAGATTTTACAGGAAAAGCTTGGGATAGAACATTAGGAATTGCAAAGGCAATAGGCAGTGCAAGAGCTGGATTAATCAAAACTGCTTTCAAAGAGGAAGTAGAAACTGATTGGTTTGGTGAACAAGCAGACCTTTGTGGTGGTGCAGCCTCTATGGTGACAAATGCATTTGAGACTCTTGTTGAAGCAGGATATCAACCTGAAATTGCATACTTTGAAGTTTTACATGAACTCAAACTCATTGTAGATATGATTCAGAGATATGGAATCAATGGCATGTGGAGACGTGTAAGTGAAACTGCTAGATATGGTGGTTTAACACGTGGGCCAATGGTGATGGATTCTGCAAATAAATCCAATATGAAAAAAGTTCTTACTATGATTCAAGATGGAACCTTCAACAACGAGTGGATTTCTGAATACCAGAAAAATGGTAAAGATGCATTTGACAAATACATGAAACAATATGACGAACACCAAATTGAAAAAGTTGGTAAAGAAATGCGTAAAATGATGTGGCCTGATTCCACAGAATAA
- a CDS encoding cobalamin B12-binding domain-containing protein, whose product MKQKAATRSIKILVAKLGLDGHDRGALVLCRAFRDAGMEVIYSGLFATPERIAQIAEDEDVDAVAMSLLNGAHGTLFPRVVKALKKKGINDVLIVGGGVIPDIDHKDLIKAGVDHVFGPGTPLPTIINHITTGVCKLRKI is encoded by the coding sequence ATGAAGCAAAAAGCTGCAACACGGAGTATAAAGATACTAGTTGCCAAATTAGGGCTTGACGGTCATGATAGAGGCGCGCTAGTACTTTGCAGAGCATTCAGAGACGCAGGGATGGAAGTTATCTATTCAGGGCTTTTTGCAACACCAGAAAGAATTGCACAAATTGCAGAAGATGAAGATGTGGATGCAGTAGCAATGAGTTTGTTAAATGGTGCACATGGAACTCTTTTTCCAAGAGTTGTCAAAGCATTAAAAAAGAAAGGAATTAACGATGTTCTCATAGTAGGTGGCGGAGTCATACCAGACATAGACCATAAAGATTTGATCAAGGCAGGGGTAGACCACGTTTTTGGTCCAGGTACACCATTACCGACAATTATCAATCACATAACAACTGGTGTGTGTAAATTAAGAAAAATATAA